In one Lentimicrobiaceae bacterium genomic region, the following are encoded:
- a CDS encoding DUF2279 domain-containing protein: MVRRFVVLLLTTSIILSLNSYAQTNINKEDTLCSSTLDKTKFIILNSAIVTVGTSSAFLLYHAWYKNYELTSFHFINDNKEWLQMDKCGHLVSSYAISNVLYNSYRWTGLDNKKSVIYSCVGSFLTMSTIEFFDGLSAEWGASWGDIIANASGTAAFGLQQMIWEEQRIKFKISAHLTPYAQHRPDVLGNNALLRLLKDYNGQTSWVSININSFCNNKSVLPDWLNVAFGYSAKGLLGGYENPPNLNVDPKMLDRKRQFVLSLDVDLEKINTSSKTLNTILKLVNFIKVPMPAVVMDKDGVKFSAFYF, from the coding sequence ATGGTACGTAGGTTTGTCGTTCTGCTTTTAACAACTTCAATAATACTAAGTTTAAACAGTTATGCTCAAACTAACATTAATAAAGAAGACACACTTTGCAGTAGTACACTTGACAAAACGAAATTTATAATATTAAATTCTGCAATTGTTACTGTTGGAACTTCTTCGGCATTTTTGCTCTACCACGCATGGTACAAAAATTACGAGTTAACTAGTTTTCATTTCATAAACGACAATAAAGAATGGTTGCAAATGGACAAATGCGGTCATTTGGTAAGTAGCTACGCTATTAGCAACGTGCTTTATAATAGTTACAGATGGACAGGTTTGGATAATAAAAAATCGGTTATTTACAGCTGTGTAGGTAGTTTTTTAACCATGTCGACAATTGAGTTTTTTGATGGGCTCTCAGCCGAATGGGGTGCTTCGTGGGGCGATATTATCGCCAATGCTTCCGGAACCGCTGCTTTTGGGCTTCAGCAAATGATTTGGGAAGAGCAACGCATAAAGTTTAAAATATCGGCTCATTTAACTCCTTATGCTCAACATCGACCTGATGTGCTTGGAAATAATGCACTACTTCGTTTACTGAAAGACTACAACGGACAAACAAGTTGGGTTTCGATTAATATTAACTCGTTTTGCAACAATAAATCCGTACTGCCCGATTGGCTTAACGTTGCTTTTGGTTATAGTGCAAAAGGTTTATTAGGCGGTTACGAAAATCCGCCAAATTTGAATGTTGACCCAAAAATGCTTGACAGAAAACGTCAGTTCGTCTTATCTCTCGATGTTGACTTGGAAAAAATAAATACTTCATCAAAAACCTTAAATACAATTTTAAAATTGGTTAATTTTATAAAAGTTCCAATGCCTGCCGTGGTTATGGATAAAGATGGCGTAAAGTTTTCGGCTTTTTATTTTTAA
- the mltG gene encoding endolytic transglycosylase MltG → MGNYYQKLYKKKAKRRKRNRVLSFLTIMLLILCAFTFYTGYKYLLKPNVWTQDDKPYALKIYETDTWDDVKNKLYENGTIINRSSFEMVAELFKYPTSVKKGNYFINSNMSNKSIISKLRSGNQDPINVIFNNIRTAEEFAHSISSQLEIDSISIINKLNDEDFLKQNGYNKYTALCMFIPNTYEVYWTISTDAFFERMLKENNIFWNENRTAKLEEIRFTKEEAYTLASIVEKETNQNSEKADIAGVYINRLKQGWLLQADPTLVYALGDFSIKRVLNVYKTIDSPYNTYRYWGLPPGPICIPSISSIDAVLNYNKHNYMFFCAREDFSGYHNFASSIEEHNKNAYKYRTALDKINLNQ, encoded by the coding sequence ATGGGAAACTACTATCAAAAACTATATAAAAAAAAGGCGAAAAGACGCAAACGAAACAGAGTTTTGTCATTTCTTACCATAATGCTGCTGATTTTGTGTGCATTCACCTTTTATACAGGATATAAATATCTGCTTAAGCCCAATGTTTGGACGCAAGATGATAAACCTTATGCTCTGAAGATATACGAAACCGACACTTGGGACGACGTGAAAAACAAATTGTACGAAAACGGTACTATTATAAACCGCAGCAGTTTTGAGATGGTCGCCGAACTCTTTAAATATCCTACTTCTGTTAAAAAAGGAAACTACTTTATTAATAGCAACATGAGCAACAAAAGCATTATTAGCAAGTTGCGCTCGGGAAATCAAGACCCTATAAATGTTATTTTTAATAATATACGGACTGCCGAAGAGTTTGCACATAGCATTTCGTCGCAGCTTGAAATTGACTCGATTAGTATTATCAATAAACTTAACGACGAAGACTTCTTGAAACAAAACGGATACAACAAATATACCGCTTTGTGTATGTTTATCCCCAACACTTACGAAGTTTATTGGACTATTTCGACAGACGCATTTTTTGAAAGAATGCTCAAAGAAAATAATATTTTTTGGAACGAAAATCGAACCGCAAAATTAGAAGAAATAAGATTTACAAAAGAAGAAGCATATACATTGGCATCTATTGTTGAAAAAGAGACTAACCAAAACTCCGAAAAAGCAGATATTGCAGGTGTGTATATTAATAGACTGAAACAAGGTTGGCTACTACAAGCCGACCCTACTTTGGTTTATGCTTTGGGTGATTTTTCTATAAAAAGAGTTTTAAACGTTTATAAAACCATAGATTCGCCTTATAACACATACAGATATTGGGGATTGCCACCCGGACCAATATGTATTCCGTCAATAAGCTCTATTGATGCGGTTCTTAACTATAACAAACACAATTACATGTTCTTTTGTGCTCGCGAAGATTTTTCGGGATACCATAATTTTGCGTCAAGTATTGAAGAACACAACAAAAACGCATACAAGTATAGGACTGCCTTAGACAAAATTAACCTTAATCAATAG
- a CDS encoding GNAT family protein, producing MSKIDEVVRLRSPEPKDAKTIYKWENNTENWQYGSSFAHVSLSKIEDFIRNFNNDIFAEKQHRFMIDLYATGMPPKTIGTIDLYDLDAINRRVGVGILIDKKYRNKGFAKQALSITIKYCKDVLNLVQMYCYIISDNESSINLFKSVGFSESGLLKKWNIINSKPHDTVVMQLFLNEKL from the coding sequence GAGCAAAATTGATGAAGTTGTTCGTTTAAGGTCGCCGGAACCTAAAGATGCCAAAACCATTTACAAGTGGGAAAACAATACCGAGAATTGGCAGTACGGCAGCTCCTTTGCTCATGTTTCGTTGAGCAAAATTGAAGATTTTATTCGCAACTTCAATAACGATATTTTTGCAGAAAAACAGCATCGCTTTATGATAGACCTTTATGCTACGGGTATGCCTCCAAAAACAATAGGTACTATCGATTTGTACGACTTAGATGCGATTAATCGTCGTGTAGGTGTTGGAATTTTAATCGACAAAAAATACCGAAATAAAGGTTTTGCAAAGCAAGCTCTTAGTATTACTATAAAGTACTGCAAAGACGTGCTCAATCTTGTTCAGATGTACTGCTATATTATTTCGGATAACGAAAGTAGCATAAACCTATTTAAAAGCGTAGGTTTCAGCGAATCGGGATTACTAAAAAAATGGAATATTATTAACTCAAAACCACACGATACTGTTGTTATGCAATTATTTTTAAACGAAAAATTATAA